Proteins co-encoded in one Carcharodon carcharias isolate sCarCar2 chromosome 7, sCarCar2.pri, whole genome shotgun sequence genomic window:
- the mc1r gene encoding melanocyte-stimulating hormone receptor, translating into MNVTSLTPVGTLPKDISSHWLPKDSNSSHNASTLKCEQVSIPEEIFLTLGIVSLVENNLVIVAIIRNRNLHSPMHYFICCLAVADMLVSLSNVIETIVLILMEREVLMVQNHILKQIDNLIDVMICSSMVSSLSFLGAIAADRYITIFYALRYHTIMTTQRAVIIIAGIWVVSSISSILFIVYSDNSAVIICLISFFFVMLVIMGALYLHMFTLARIHAKKITSQNKNRATHQATNMKGAITLTILLGLFLICWSPFFLHLLLIIVCPKNPYCLCFTSHFNMFLILIICNSVIDPIIYAFRSQELRKTLKELISCSSLQNTCGLS; encoded by the exons ATGAACGTCACAAGTTTAACTCCTGTCGGAACATTGCCAAAGGACATTTCATCCCACTGGTTGCCGAAGGATTCCAACAGTTCTCACAATGCGTCCACTTTAAAGTGTGAACAAGTCAGTATTCCAGAAGAGATTTTCTTAACACTTGGGATTGTCAGTTTGGTGGAAAATAATCTGGTTATCGTAGCAATTATCAGAAACCGAAATTTGCATTCTCCAATGCACTATTTCATTTGTTGTCTGGCTGTGGCAGATATGTTGGTCAGTTTGAGTAATGTGATAGAAACAATTGTTCTTATCCTAATGGAGAGAGAAGTTTTGATGGTACAGAACCACATCCTTAAGCAAATAGACAATTTAATAGATGTGATGATCTGTAGCTCAATGGTATCCTCACTGTCCTTTCTGGGTGCTATTGCTGCTGACAGGTACATCACTATATTTTATGCCTTACGATATCACACCATTATGACAACTCAACGTGCTGTGATCATCATTGCCGGAATCTGGGTGGTCAGCAGTATCTCAAGCATCTTGTTCATCGTATACTCAGACAATAGTGCAGTTATCATCTGCCTCATTTCCTTCTTCTTTGTGATGTTGGTTATCATGGGTGCCTTGTATCTCCATATGTTTACTCTCGCTCGAATCCATGCCAAGAAGATCACGTCCCAAAACAAGAACCGAGCTACTCATCAGGCCACAAATATGAAAGGAGCCATTACACTGACAATACTGCTGGGACTTTTCCTCATTTGCTGGAGTCCTTTCTTTCTTCATCTTCTTCTCATTATCGTCTGCCCTAAAAATCCCTATTGTCTATGTTTCACTTCTCATTTTAACATGTTCCTGATACTCATCATTTGCAATTCAGTAATTGACCCCATTATCTATGCCTTCAGAAGCCAGGAGCTACGCAAAACCTTAAAGGAACTAATTTCCTGCTCCT ctttgcagaacacctgcggtctgtcc